The following proteins come from a genomic window of Lolium rigidum isolate FL_2022 chromosome 5, APGP_CSIRO_Lrig_0.1, whole genome shotgun sequence:
- the LOC124652165 gene encoding uncharacterized protein LOC124652165 yields MAAMVRACMPLRTPAAAAAASSSAATTAAAPSKPRSNARVLVLGGTGRVGGSTATALSKLRPDLNILIGGRNREKGESLASKLGVQSEFVEIDTGNAAMLKEVLQDVDLVVHTAGPFQGGAECTVLQAAISTKTAYIDVCDDMDYSWRAKAYHEEAKAQGIPAITTAGIYPGVSNVMAAELVNAARDEDGEPERLRFFYYTAGSGGAGPTILATSFLLLGEDVIAYNKGEEIKLKPYSGVLNIDFGKGVRKRDVYLLNLPEVKSAHKFLGVPTVSARFGTSPFFWNWGMEAFANFLPVEFLRDKDKVRELVELVDPLVRAIDGFAGERVSMRVDLECSNGRNTIELFSHRKLSVSVGHSTAAFVQAVLEGSTQPGVWFPEEPEGIAIESRKLLLERASQGTTNFVMNKPSWMIETDPKEVILGIYV; encoded by the exons ATGGCCGCTATGGTGAGAGCATGCATGCCGCTCCGCAcccctgctgccgccgcggccgcctcgtcctccgccgccaccacggCGGCTGCCCCGAGCAAGCCTCGCTCGAACGCGCGCGTGCTCGTGCTCGGCGGCACCGGCCGCGTCGGCGGCTCCACGGCCACCGCGCTCTCCAAGCTCCGTCCCGACCTGAACATCCTCATCGGCGGCAGGAACCG GGAGAAAGGCGAATCTTTGGCATCTAAACTCGGCGTCCAATCCGAGTTTGTGGAAATCGATACCGGCAACGCAGCCATGCTGAAGGAAGTGCTACAAG ATGTGGATTTAGTTGTTCATACTGCTGGACCTTTCCAAGGGGGCGCTGAATGCACCGTCTTGCAGGCGGCCATATCGACTAAG ACAGCATATATCGATGTTTGTGATGATATGGACTATTCATGGAGAGCCAAAGCTTACCATGAAGAAGCAAAAGCTCAAGGCATTCCAGCTATTACAACTGCCGGCATATATCCAGGAGTGAGCAATG TGATGGCTGCTGAGCTTGTGAATGCTGCTAGAGATGAAGATGGAGAACCTGAAAGACTAAG ATTCTTCTATTATACTGCAGGTTCTGGTGGTGCTGGTCCAACGATATTGGCAACAAGTTTTCTGCTTCTTGGGGAGGATGTAATTGCATATAACAAAG GAGAAGAAATCAAATTGAAGCCCTACAGTGGAGTTCTCAACATTGATTTTGGAAAGGGGGTTAGAAAGAGAGATGTTTACTTACT GAATTTGCCTGAAGTGAAGAGTGCTCATAAATTTTTAGGTGTGCCAACTGTCAGCGCTCGATTTGGTACTTCTCCATTCTTCTGGAACTGGGGAATGGAGGCTTTTGCCAACTTTTTACCTGTT GAGTTCTTGAGGGATAAAGATAAGGTTCGAGAGTTGGTTGAATTAGTTGATCCCCTTGTCCGAGCCATTGACGGCTTTGCAGGGGAGCGTGTCTCCATGAGA GTAGACTTGGAATGTTCGAACGGCCGGAATACTATTGAATTGTTTTCTCACAGAAAGCTGTCTGT ATCGGTAGGCCATTCAACGGCTGCATTTGTTCAAGCAGTTCTGGAGGGAAGCACTCAACCAGGTGTTTGGTTCCCTGAAGAG CCAGAGGGAATCGCAATTGAATCAAGAAAGCTTCTTCTCGAGCGTGCTTCCCAAGGGACAACAAACTTTGTGATGAACAA GCCTTCCTGGATGATAGAGACCGACCCAAAGGAAGTTATCTTAGGAATATACGTGTGA
- the LOC124652166 gene encoding protein LEAD-SENSITIVE 1-like, with product MVGVLSNRVSREDIAAGDHIYSWRSAYIYAHHGIYTGDGMVIHFTRAAGHEIGTGTFMDKFLFSSSPATGDGPPCEKCGHLVKAEGVIMSCLDCFLDGGSLYLFDYSVSPTFFLAKARGGTCTMAPSDAAHVVVHRAQHLLNSGFGMYSLFKNNCEDFAIYCKTELLIETAFSLGRSGQMASLYAGFSAVASSPLRFMTTSVAGLAVVTSSMYCVGRYVSDMGVRRDVIKVPVERLVEHWVQNVTLAPAPSQATVQATQTDAAAPGDSPELLKELAKKECVI from the exons ATGGTGGGGGTGCTGTCGAATCGGGTGTCCCGGGAGGATATCGCCGCCGGGGATCACATCTACTCGTGGAGGTCCGCCTACATCTACGCCCACCACG GGATATACACCGGAGATGGCATGGTTATCCATTTCACCAGAGCAGCCGGGCATGAAATCGGGACAGGAACATTCATGGACAAGTTTCTGTTTAGCTCCTCTCCTGCAACGGGGGACGGCCCTCCCTGCGAGAAATGCGGCCACCTTGTCAAGGCTGAGGGAGTCATAATGTCCTGCCTTGATTGCTTCTTGGACGGTGGCAGTCTCTACCTCTTCGACTATTCCGTGTCGCCCACTTTCTTCCTCGCCAAAGCACGAGGAGGAACGTGCACCATGGCCCCTTCCGATGCTGCTCATGTTGTCGTCCACCGTGCCCAGCACCTCCTCAACAGCGGCTTTGGCATGTATAGTCTGTTCAAGAACAACTGTGAGGACTTCGCCATATATTGCAAGACGGAGCTGCTTATCGAGACTGCTTTTAGCCTTGGGCGCAGCGGGCAGATGGCGTCCCTTTATGCTGGGTTCAGCGCGGTGGCTTCTTCACCGCTGCGTTTCATGACAACCAGTGTTGCTGGTCTGGCTGTTGTGACGAGCAGCATGTACTGTGTGGGGCGATATGTGTCAGACATGGGCGTTCGCCGTGATGTGATCAAGGTGCCTGTGGAAAGGCTTGTGGAGCACTGGGTGCAGAATGTTACTCTTGCTCCTGCTCCATCTCAAGCGACCGTGCAGGCGACTCAGACGGACGCTGCAGCACCAGGAGACTCGCCGGAGCTGCTAAAGGAGCTTGCTAAAAAAGAATGTGTTATTTAG